The Candidatus Binataceae bacterium genome contains the following window.
TCGATCACATGGGCGACGCGCCCGTGCTGCTCCTCGCGTGCCTGCAGCAGACGGCGCCCGCCGGACCGCCCCCGCAACTCCCGCCCGAGGCGGCCGCGGCGATGAAAAATCTCGGCCGGATGTCAGGCTCGAGCATCTATCCCGCGGTGCAGAACGTGATTCTTGCCTGCCGCGCGGTCGGCCTCGGCACCTGCCTCACCACGATTCACATGTTCTACGAGGAAGAGGTCAGAGCCGCGCTCGGCCTGCCCGACGATGTCCAGACCTACGCCCTGCTGCCGATCGGCTACCCCAGCGACAAGTTCGGTCAAATTAAACGCAAGCCGCTGTCCGAGGTCGTGCACCTCGACAAGTGGAACAACCACTGGAAGGGCTGACCTCGGACGGTTAGATCCTCGCCGCCCTTCAAAATAGCCTCGCCCGCGGCGGAAACCGCGGGCGGAAGCCGCAAACCGGGAGAGGCCACGGAGCGATTCGTATGCGAATCGCTCCGCGGGTGAGGGTGCAGTAGCGGGAGCTTGCAACAATGCTCGTCGCTCACATCCTGCCAACTTCGCGCCGCTGCACCCTCAACCGACTGGATCGCGACTTGATCTCAGACATATCAAGTCGCGATCCAGTCTGCCTCTCCCGCTGCGTGGGCTAGGTTATTCAAGAGAGAAGACTGTTCATTTATGCGCTCACGACTTCGCTTCGTCGTGGAGATCCTGCGTGACGCGGCCAGCCAGATGCTTCACTTGATCGCGCTGCGACATCAGTCCTGCCAGCGCTGCCGCATCGGGCTCTGTGCGCAGGCGATACTCGTCGGCGGCATGGACGAAATTCTCGTATGCCACCAGCATCTTGTCGAAATCCTTGTGCGAATGGCGCGAGGCTTCGCGCGGGGTCGAAGCGGAAAACGCGCTCGCCTTGTTAAACGCGTAGTAAAACTCGCCCATCTCCTCTGACGTCACCTTGTGATCGTCGAGCATGAAATCCGCCTTGCTGTAATCGGCGAGCTTGTCGCACAGGTCTGAGATCAGCGACACATTCGCCGCCACCGCCTGGTTGTAATCGCGCGAGTAGCAAGCCGAGGCAGCGAGCGCCGCGATGAGCAGGAGAAAAAAAAGGGGCCGGCCAAAGCCGGCCCGTTCATGAGGTCTATGCAACTCGATGCCGTCCCTGCTCAGCCGAGATGCTGCTTGAAGAAGGCGATGGTCTTGGTCCACGCCTCCTTGGAATGCGTAGGATGGAACGACGGACGCTCGTCGCACATGAAGCCGTGATCGGCGTCGGGGTACAGCACGACTTCGGCGCTCTTGCCCGCCTTGCGCAGCGCGTCGCGAAACGCATCGACTTCTTCGATCGGGATGAAGGCGTCCTTGCCGCCGAAGAAGGCGAGCACGGCGGCGTTGAGACCCTCGACGTACTCAATCGGCGCCTTCACTCCCGGCTGCCGCGACTTGACCATCCCGCCGCCGTAGTAAGGCGCGGTCGC
Protein-coding sequences here:
- a CDS encoding nitroreductase family protein; its protein translation is MAEMGVFEVIHTARALRRFKPDPVPDEVLTKVLDAAIRAPSGSNEQTWQFIVIKDAAQRKKLGDIYRKGGQILLALYANRVRPEHMPQAQYDKLMASAYYLIDHMGDAPVLLLACLQQTAPAGPPPQLPPEAAAAMKNLGRMSGSSIYPAVQNVILACRAVGLGTCLTTIHMFYEEEVRAALGLPDDVQTYALLPIGYPSDKFGQIKRKPLSEVVHLDKWNNHWKG